One Brassica oleracea var. oleracea cultivar TO1000 chromosome C7, BOL, whole genome shotgun sequence genomic window carries:
- the LOC106305602 gene encoding cytochrome P450 734A6-like isoform X1: protein MELLSTINLLALILLPFVFPKIWEACWIFLLRPWMITRRFKKQGISGPKYRFVYGNLQEMKKMKKEAKDWVLDPNSNDIFPRVVPHYHNWLSQYGETFLYWNGTKPTLFISDPELGKQILSTKLGFAVVAKTRHEVFILFGKGLPFIEGDDWVRHRRILNPAFSMDRLKVMTKRMVDCTLRMLEDWRKQISGEEVMMRMEINKDFHRLISDIIATTAFGSSYEEGIELFKSQTELEEYFVISLTSVFIPGTQYLPTPTNLQLWKLDKKVKDSIKRIIDARLKSNSKNYGDDLLGIMLKAATSKESEKTMSMDEIIEECKTFYISGQGSSSILLTWTTLLLSLHQDWQETLREEVFNECGKDTVPDSDTFSKLKLMNMVLMESLRLYGPVIKMVREATQDMKIGHLDIPKGTSIIVPFLKMHTDKAIWGEDAKQFNPLRFENGVSQAANQPNALLPFSVGPRTCIAQNFAMMKTKTVLTMILQRFRISLSREYKHAPVDNFNLHPQYGLPVMLQPLDTK, encoded by the exons ATGGAACTCCTGAGCACAATCAATCTCTTAGCACTCATTCTTCTGCCCTTTGTTTTTCCCAAGATATGGGAAGCTTGTTGGATCTTTCTTTTGCGGCCATGGATGATAACAAGAAGATTCAAGAAACAAGGAATCTCAGGCCCAAAATACAGATTCGTATACGGAAACCTCCAGGAGATGAAGAAGATGAAGAAAGAAGCTAAGGATTGGGTTCTTGATCCCAACTCCAACGATATCTTCCCTCGTGTGGTTCCTCATTACCACAACTGGCTATCTCAATACG GAGAAACATTTCTATACTGGAACGGAACAAAACCGACGCTATTCATCTCAGATCCTGAACTAGGGAAACAGATCTTGTCGACAAAGTTAGGTTTCGCTGTCGTAGCAAAGACAAGACACGAGGTGTTCATACTTTTTGGTAAAGGACTTCCTTTCATAGAAGGTGATGACTGGGTTCGCCATAGACGAATCTTGAACCCTGCTTTCTCCATGGACCGACTCAAG GTCATGACGAAACGGATGGTGGATTGCACATTGAGGATGTTGGAGGACTGGAGAAAACAAATAAGTGGTGAAGAAGTGATGATGAGGATGGAGATTAACAAAGACTTTCACAGATTGATATCTGATATCATCGCGACCACTGCGTTTGGAAGCAGCTACGAGGAAGGGATTGAATTGTTTAAATCACAGACAGAGCTTGAGGAGTATTTTGTCATTTCTCTCACAAGCGTATTCATCCCAGGAACACA ATACCTTCCTACGCCAACCAACCTTCAACTGTGGAAGCTCGATAAGAAAGTGAAGGACTCGATCAAAAGAATTATAGATGCAAGGCTTAAATCAAATTCTAAGAACTATGGAGACGATCTTCTTGGGATCATGTTGAAAGCTGCAACATCTAAGGAGTCTGAGAAAACGATGAGTATGGATGAGATTATAGAAGAATGCAAGACTTTCTATATCTCAGGGCAAGGAAGTAGTTCGATTCTATTGACATGGACTACGTTGCTACTAAGCTTGCACCAAGATTGGCAAGAGACACTCAGAGAAGAGGTCTTCAATGAATGTGGTAAAGATACGGTCCCAGATTCAGACACCTTCTCAAAACTTAAACTG ATGAACATGGTGTTGATGGAGTCTCTTCGTCTGTACGGACCGGTGATTAAAATGGTCAGAGAAGCAACACAAGATATGAAGATAGGACATTTGGATATCCCCAAGGGAACAAGCATAATCGTCCCGTTTCTAAAGATGCACACCGACAAGGCCATATGGGGAGAAGACGCCAAACAATTCAATCCTCTGCGGTTCGAAAACGGTGTTTCACAAGCCGCCAATCAACCAAACGCACTTCTTCCGTTCTCAGTCGGACCAAGAACTTGCATTGCCCAAAACTTTGCCATGATGAAAACCAAGACCGTACTCACTATGATCCTTCAACGGTTCCGGATTAGCCTCTCACGTGAATATAAGCACGCCCCGGTTGATAACTTCAATCTTCATCCCCAATACGGCCTACCCGTAATGCTTCAGCCTCTCGATACTAAGTGA
- the LOC106305602 gene encoding cytochrome P450 734A6-like isoform X2 has protein sequence MITRRFKKQGISGPKYRFVYGNLQEMKKMKKEAKDWVLDPNSNDIFPRVVPHYHNWLSQYGETFLYWNGTKPTLFISDPELGKQILSTKLGFAVVAKTRHEVFILFGKGLPFIEGDDWVRHRRILNPAFSMDRLKVMTKRMVDCTLRMLEDWRKQISGEEVMMRMEINKDFHRLISDIIATTAFGSSYEEGIELFKSQTELEEYFVISLTSVFIPGTQYLPTPTNLQLWKLDKKVKDSIKRIIDARLKSNSKNYGDDLLGIMLKAATSKESEKTMSMDEIIEECKTFYISGQGSSSILLTWTTLLLSLHQDWQETLREEVFNECGKDTVPDSDTFSKLKLMNMVLMESLRLYGPVIKMVREATQDMKIGHLDIPKGTSIIVPFLKMHTDKAIWGEDAKQFNPLRFENGVSQAANQPNALLPFSVGPRTCIAQNFAMMKTKTVLTMILQRFRISLSREYKHAPVDNFNLHPQYGLPVMLQPLDTK, from the exons ATGATAACAAGAAGATTCAAGAAACAAGGAATCTCAGGCCCAAAATACAGATTCGTATACGGAAACCTCCAGGAGATGAAGAAGATGAAGAAAGAAGCTAAGGATTGGGTTCTTGATCCCAACTCCAACGATATCTTCCCTCGTGTGGTTCCTCATTACCACAACTGGCTATCTCAATACG GAGAAACATTTCTATACTGGAACGGAACAAAACCGACGCTATTCATCTCAGATCCTGAACTAGGGAAACAGATCTTGTCGACAAAGTTAGGTTTCGCTGTCGTAGCAAAGACAAGACACGAGGTGTTCATACTTTTTGGTAAAGGACTTCCTTTCATAGAAGGTGATGACTGGGTTCGCCATAGACGAATCTTGAACCCTGCTTTCTCCATGGACCGACTCAAG GTCATGACGAAACGGATGGTGGATTGCACATTGAGGATGTTGGAGGACTGGAGAAAACAAATAAGTGGTGAAGAAGTGATGATGAGGATGGAGATTAACAAAGACTTTCACAGATTGATATCTGATATCATCGCGACCACTGCGTTTGGAAGCAGCTACGAGGAAGGGATTGAATTGTTTAAATCACAGACAGAGCTTGAGGAGTATTTTGTCATTTCTCTCACAAGCGTATTCATCCCAGGAACACA ATACCTTCCTACGCCAACCAACCTTCAACTGTGGAAGCTCGATAAGAAAGTGAAGGACTCGATCAAAAGAATTATAGATGCAAGGCTTAAATCAAATTCTAAGAACTATGGAGACGATCTTCTTGGGATCATGTTGAAAGCTGCAACATCTAAGGAGTCTGAGAAAACGATGAGTATGGATGAGATTATAGAAGAATGCAAGACTTTCTATATCTCAGGGCAAGGAAGTAGTTCGATTCTATTGACATGGACTACGTTGCTACTAAGCTTGCACCAAGATTGGCAAGAGACACTCAGAGAAGAGGTCTTCAATGAATGTGGTAAAGATACGGTCCCAGATTCAGACACCTTCTCAAAACTTAAACTG ATGAACATGGTGTTGATGGAGTCTCTTCGTCTGTACGGACCGGTGATTAAAATGGTCAGAGAAGCAACACAAGATATGAAGATAGGACATTTGGATATCCCCAAGGGAACAAGCATAATCGTCCCGTTTCTAAAGATGCACACCGACAAGGCCATATGGGGAGAAGACGCCAAACAATTCAATCCTCTGCGGTTCGAAAACGGTGTTTCACAAGCCGCCAATCAACCAAACGCACTTCTTCCGTTCTCAGTCGGACCAAGAACTTGCATTGCCCAAAACTTTGCCATGATGAAAACCAAGACCGTACTCACTATGATCCTTCAACGGTTCCGGATTAGCCTCTCACGTGAATATAAGCACGCCCCGGTTGATAACTTCAATCTTCATCCCCAATACGGCCTACCCGTAATGCTTCAGCCTCTCGATACTAAGTGA